TCCCACACAATTAGAAAGCCTACCTACTACATTAGAATTAATAAAGATTCCTCAGCCTTTCGGATGGGCACTGGCATTTAACTTAAAGGATAAATGGTTAAGGCTACTTCAAGTTAGAGAGGCGCTAGCGTATATACTAAATAGGACTGCAATTGCGGCAGTTGGAGGTCCCTTAGCCTCACCAGTCCATATTCCTAATGCTATTCCTAACGAGAGTTATTACTCCTTTATGAGAACACCTCAGTATCTTTCATCACTAATACCATATAATACTAATTGGACTAAAGCTGCTGAACTTTTAGAGAGTGTAGGATTCTATAATAAATCTGGTGTTTGGTACTATCCTAACGGTACTCTATTTACCTTAGTAATAGGTGCAGGAGCTCCACCACCTCAAGCCTATGCAATGTTAGAGGAGATACAGAAAGAATTAGAAGCTTTTGGAATTAATGTTCAATTAAATATATATACTGTAGTAAGTCAGTGGCATCAAGCATGGCAGAACGGAACAGGATATGATTTATGGTTTGAAAACTGGGGGAGCTCTTATTCTCCAGATACCGCACCTTGGAGTTTAGTACTTTCATATTTCGGAGGTTATCCATGGAATGTTACACAGTGGGATGAGAATCTAACGTTACCTAATGGTACTGTTATAGATTTCTATAAGTTAATGCAAGAAACACAGTCTCCTAATAGTACCCAGCAATTAATTCAAGCTAATCAAGAATTATCGTATTATATGAATCATTACTTACTTCCAGTTTTACCATTAGTCTATATCGATAATTATGTTATAGTTAATCCTTCAATGCTGATTGCTGCTCCTCCTGCTAATTCATGGATATGGGATGAAGCTCAATACGGAATAGGAGGTACGGCAATGATACAAGCATTAATAGATTATTGGTATGTTCCACTCTATAAGAGTACTATAGTTACTACTACTTCTGTAATTACTACAACTACTACTTCTGTGGCTACAACTACGACCATGACTACGGCGACTGTAACATCGACATCTGCAACTACGATTACTTCTATGATTACCACTACAATTACTAAAGCTGTTTCATCTCTTCCAATTATTATAGCAGCTATCGTAATAGTTATAGTAGTAATTATTGCAGCAGTTGTATTATTGATGAGAAGAAGATAAATATAAATTATTTATTCTTTTTTTAAAAATTAATATGTTCTTATTCTTGGATTAGCTATTTCATCTATTCCATAACTAAGTAATATTAACCCAGACATGAAACCTATAATTGCTAATGTAGGGAATAAGAAGTAAAATACAGCTTTCCCACCTAAAGCAGCCCCATAAGATAAGGCTTGTTGTATCATTGCACCCCAATTGTTTGGATTATAGGGTAATACTCCTAAATAATATAAGCCTACTTCTGCATAAACTGCGGATTCGACATTAAATATATAGTGTATTGCTATATAAGACCCTAAAGTAGGTACTATTTCTCTAAAAATTATGTATCTTCTAGTTAAACCTAATACTTTTAACACTTCTGTTATTGGCGAGTTTCTAATTACTAAAACTTGAGACCTAACGGCTCTAGCTAGTCCTGCCCAACTCGTTATACTTAATATGCCAGCTAATATTATAGGATTGCTAGTTCTAAATGCACTTGCGATAATTACAATTAATATTAAACTGGGCAATGTTAGTACAATATCAGTAATACCCATGAGGATGTTGTCTATTACTCCTCCCATATATCCAGCAATAATACCTACGGTTATTCCTATTAATGTTGCAAATAATCCAGCAAGAAAGCTTATTTCAATTACTGATTTTGCACCTTGTATTATTTGTACTAGTATACTTTCAGCAAAAGGTCCAGTACCGAAAATTAAATAGAAATTAGATAACTGAGGGGGCATAAATATTGTTTTTTGACTGGGAGGAAGAGAATAAGTTTTCGAGAAAATTATCTGGCCAAATATCGCAATTAAAATATAAAATACAGTTATAATTAGACCAACTCTAGATTTTCTGTTTCTCCATATAAGTTTTAGATACTCTACTATCTTATTTATCATAAATAAATCTTCATTAGAATGGTTTTTATCCTTTTAGCATAGTTTGTCATAATCAGTAGATCTGCATTACAAATTTGGGTTAAGGGGCGAAAAGCCTCGCTAGCGGGGATGGATAGCCCCCTTATATTTAAATATCTCTCTTTCTAAATTTCTATTAATGACGCTAATAACGCTCCTCCCCAGCTCGATGGAACTGTGGGAGGAGCAGCTAGTATCTCCTTCCTTCAAGGGATTAGAGCTAGGCGATGAAAGTTCCCTCTTTTCGAGTGGGGGACTTTCTGGCTACCCCGACTGCCCACCAAATGAGAGATGTAGTCCCGAATCAATGGTGGGAACGATGAACCCTCTGGAAGGGAACCCTCGCCCTTCCAGGGCGGTGAGCTTCCTGTATAAAAACCTTTCCATGAAAAATTAAGCATAGTCCACACTACTTATGCAAGTGATGAAACCTGCTTTATTCACTACATTAAATGGTCTATTATAGTACAGTTAATTTATCTTTTGATATATCTATTCCCGCAACTGGGGGCCTCTATTTATACTCACCCTTATTCGGGCTTTTTGCCCAACTTCTAGTTTGGAGGCGGGCCAAGCTCCCCGACGGGCTTCAAGCCCAAGGAAGTCAACGGCCTACACCACAGTCAGATCTGTATTACACAGATCTGACTAATATGTTTTATATAAGGAGTCAGTTTCCAGACGAAGAATTATGGAAAAAATGAATGAAGTCGAGAAAAGAAAAATTGATGTTTATCAATTGTTGAAAGAGACTTTTGAATATTATATGAAAAGTAAACTAAATGTAGAGGAAAATAATCGTTAGAGAGTGCACTCAACTATTTTTGCAGATCGTTGAAATTGTAAAAATGGATCGTTAAAGATAAGCAATAGGTTGGAACGCCTTTTGTCCTTTATTTCCGTGGTTTTGAACTACTGTCTCTCTTTATAAAAAAGACGGTTAAAATTACTTGACATAGTAAATTACTACTTATCATCAGCTATTTTCCATATAATCATATAATGTAATTCTTTTTTCCGTATCTTTAATACAGAATAAATTGAATTTGTTATCTTACTTAATCTAGCTACTTTCTGATGAAGTTTCGCACTAAAATCCGTTCTTTATGAAGACGGCATGTACATTTTTGTGTAAACAATTGTTAAGGATCATCTAACTTTATTCTCCTAAATCCGAACTCTTCATAAACATGGTCTGAACTTATAATTTCCTCTTCAGAAAAAGCAGCGTGAAAAGCATCAAACACCCCCATCCCTTGTGAGATTAAAACGGAAGCTTTCAGCACCCTTTCATCAAAATACCCGGTCAATTCCATAACTGATAAGGTAACCCTAACCGGATCTAACCCGTATCTCTTACTTAATAACATCAATTCAATAAAGGTGGCTAAAGAAGTCTTTATATTCCCTCTATATTCTTCTAATAGTTTTAGGGCTTTTTCCTTCAACCAATCCTTTTCCTTTAATAACGCGAGAAAGAAGTCAGTATCAGCGTAAACCAACTTCTTTCTCAGCCTCCCCTTGTATAACTTTTCTCAACACCTTAATGTCAACGTTTGATAACTTCTTCCCCTCTTCTTCTAAAGCCTTTAATGGATCATCTACTCTAGGTACTAAGAGTATACCGCTAGGCAAAGCTACTAAGAAGAATTCTTCCGACTTAAACTTCTCCCTAACTTCTTTAGGTAAATAAACCCTACCTTTTTTATCGACCTTTACTAACACAAGATATTATTGGTGGGGAAAAATATATATTTTTCCCACCCTATGCGGGGGAGTGTTCTCATGCAGTTATCTTATTCGATATTGAATAGTAAAAATGTTGGATGAATGTTAAGATTACGAATTTTCGTGAGAAAACTTCTTGTGTGAGGGTGACGAGATTGTTTAGGAGTCCTAGATTATGGACCTCGTCACCCTCACACAATTAATAGTATTGGTTTTGAAGAATTTAAAGGTTAAGCCTAGAAAGCACGATCTAGAGAAGATCTCAATGGCAATAGCTGCATACTTGTTGGGAGTGCCAATAACGAAGCTTGGAATACCGCCATCAACAATATACAAGGAAATTGGGTGCAAGGAAGAGGAGGGAGATTAGGCCAAACTGTCCATCTTGTAAGTCGGACAATCAAGAATGGTTCATCAAGGGGTAAGACAAAGTACAAGTGTAATGCTTGCAAAAGGACGTTTTACGATACTAATAGTCATAGTAGGGGGGAGGAGAAGGAGAGGATTTTAAAGGAGTACTTGAATAGGATGAGTATAAGGGGAATAGCAAAGGTTGAAGAAAAACCTTAGCCACAATATACAGTCTGATAAAGAAAAAAGGAATAGAGGCATATGTTAATTTATTAGTCCTACAAGAGCAACTAAGGAGCTTTACCGCAAAATCCACGGTAATTGATGAGAGTTGGACTTACCTTAGGCATGGTCCCAGGAGGGACACTAGGAGTGTTAATAGGAGTCAGAGAATGGTTGATTATAGTCTTGCCGTTGTCAGCAGTTTCCAATAAATCGTAAAGTTTATATTATTTGATGTCATTTAACATTCCTAGCCCCTTCAACATTATTTTTATAAACTTTTTTGTTAATATTTAGTATGTAGAAGAGGGCCCTACGATGAACCCGAGGAGCAATGTGAGGGGGAGGATGGGTTCAATGAGGCCCGCCACGTCGTGGCTGGGAGGTATGCTCCCTAACCTAGGCGTGGAGGCCAGACAAGGGGTATGAGGACGAGGGTTGATATGAAATATCATGAAACCCTATGAAAGTCCGACCCCTTGTTGAACGCAATATATCCCGTAATTTATTCAATCAATTGAGAAGACACTCTTGAATGAGGCTTACTTAAGGGGAGTATAGAATATTAGAGAAACTTGATATAATTTTACTATTCATTATCGAATAAGATGACTGTTTGAGAACACCCCTTAATCTACAAATAATTACTTAAGAAAATTAACTAAGACTTATATTATAATAGAGGAACATTAATTTTTTCTAATATCCCTTAATATTGATATAATTTGAACGATATATATAAGAAAAGAAACATCTATAAACTATAGAAACAAATTACTTATTGTGATATTAGAAGTACGTAATCTGAGCGTAGTCTATGATGATGGCAAAAAAATAATTAAGGCAGTTAATGATGTTAATTTTAAT
The genomic region above belongs to Saccharolobus caldissimus and contains:
- a CDS encoding type II toxin-antitoxin system VapC family toxin — its product is MVYADTDFFLALLKEKDWLKEKALKLLEEYRGNIKTSLATFIELMLLSKRYGLDPVRVTLSVMELTGYFDERVLKASVLISQGMGVFDAFHAAFSEEEIISSDHVYEEFGFRRIKLDDP
- a CDS encoding ABC transporter substrate-binding protein, giving the protein MRKELVIELGIIFSILIALLSATSIVVTSQTSVFPSTLTLSWYNSNIEMYSSFTTYNPNIFAGGLGGSFYGLVYAYSAIVNVTNSQMIPVIVVSWNFSPPDWQQVWQKQPINVTLIIRNDTGWSNGQPLTAYDLMATCLVLDMFGAPPFPNYTIVNNYTLVETWPKGELSPILYTCTLINTAGLGEVAIIIPYQVWKPIINQILGNWTEIQNTSNMKLAKQIINNIRTEIKNFRPNPVTYPYDGPFYLAQLTSSEIILKKNPYYYDAKYIPFNQVIVYQYGQSDLADAAITSGQVSLDWSGFTGLSPTQLESLPTTLELIKIPQPFGWALAFNLKDKWLRLLQVREALAYILNRTAIAAVGGPLASPVHIPNAIPNESYYSFMRTPQYLSSLIPYNTNWTKAAELLESVGFYNKSGVWYYPNGTLFTLVIGAGAPPPQAYAMLEEIQKELEAFGINVQLNIYTVVSQWHQAWQNGTGYDLWFENWGSSYSPDTAPWSLVLSYFGGYPWNVTQWDENLTLPNGTVIDFYKLMQETQSPNSTQQLIQANQELSYYMNHYLLPVLPLVYIDNYVIVNPSMLIAAPPANSWIWDEAQYGIGGTAMIQALIDYWYVPLYKSTIVTTTSVITTTTTSVATTTTMTTATVTSTSATTITSMITTTITKAVSSLPIIIAAIVIVIVVIIAAVVLLMRRR
- a CDS encoding ABC transporter permease → MINKIVEYLKLIWRNRKSRVGLIITVFYILIAIFGQIIFSKTYSLPPSQKTIFMPPQLSNFYLIFGTGPFAESILVQIIQGAKSVIEISFLAGLFATLIGITVGIIAGYMGGVIDNILMGITDIVLTLPSLILIVIIASAFRTSNPIILAGILSITSWAGLARAVRSQVLVIRNSPITEVLKVLGLTRRYIIFREIVPTLGSYIAIHYIFNVESAVYAEVGLYYLGVLPYNPNNWGAMIQQALSYGAALGGKAVFYFLFPTLAIIGFMSGLILLSYGIDEIANPRIRTY
- a CDS encoding AbrB/MazE/SpoVT family DNA-binding domain-containing protein; amino-acid sequence: MLVKVDKKGRVYLPKEVREKFKSEEFFLVALPSGILLVPRVDDPLKALEEEGKKLSNVDIKVLRKVIQGEAEKEVGLR